One part of the Eleginops maclovinus isolate JMC-PN-2008 ecotype Puerto Natales chromosome 14, JC_Emac_rtc_rv5, whole genome shotgun sequence genome encodes these proteins:
- the LOC134875679 gene encoding general transcription factor II-I repeat domain-containing protein 2B-like — translation MERSRLWHTDKRKFKKTWEQDYFFTEVDSNAVCLVCKQRVAVSKEYNIRRHYLTKHAAEFAKYTGEHCKVKLADLLTKLTTQQRTLLQPSTAQENATRASYRISNAIVRSGRAFAAGDFVKECLTIAAQDVCPNQMRVFSQISLSRNTVTRRVEDMAEDVRGQIAQRASHFSAFSIACDESTDMSDSAQLLVFLRGVNEDFEVCQELAGLETLKGTTKGVDIFMAVERVLDKNGLNWETLSGIMTDGAPAMVGKRAGLTALVSDKVSEFGGSILKYHCILHQEQLCAKNMGFKNVMQDVVAIVNNIRSKALSHRQFKALLDEMDAQYGDVLYHQEVRWLSRGKVLRGFFDLREEIREFQAMKTNNIQVPTDSHWLADLAFLVDITELLNILNLQLQGRDQMITQMYDHVKAFKQKFQLLSRHLSKGNLAHFPSLREVGLMEEDTPKYLNILNNLEVEFDHRFEDFRGNTTAFELFAQPFSVNVDAVSEELQMELLELQSDSDLHSRFRELSLQDFYRSIPAHRYGKIRKHAQVMLSLFGSTYVCEQAFSLMNLNKSKLRNALSDSHLHDILTLSVSQLEPDIERLLKTKNRLHVSH, via the exons atggagcgtagtaggctgtggcacacagacaaacgaaaatttaaaaaaacttgggaacaggactatttttttaccgaggtagattccaatgcagtgtgtctggtatgtaagcagagggtcgctgtttcaaaggaatacaacattcgccgtcactatctaactaagcatgcggctgagttcgcaaagtacactggagaacattgcaaggtcaagttagcagacttgctaacaaagctaaccacccagcagcgaactctacttcagccgtcgactgcacaagaaaatgccactcgggctagttatcgcattagcaatgcaatcgtgagaagtgggagagcttttgcagcgggtgatttcgtcaaggagtgtttgacaattgctgcccaagatgtgtgtccaaatcagatgcgtgtgttttctcaaattagcctgtcacggaacactgtcacccgccgcgttgaggacatggccgaagacgttcgaggtcagatagcccaaagagcaagtcacttttctgccttctccattgcgtgcgatgaaagcaccgacatgtccgactcagcacagttgctggtgtttttgcgaggcgtcaatgaggactttgaagtgtgtcaagaactagcgggccttgaaacattgaaagggacaacaaaaggtgtggatatttttatggcagtggagcgagttctggacaagaacggtttgaactgggaaaccctatctggcatcatgactgatggagcccccgccatggtcggtaagcgagcagggctaactgcacttgtgtcggacaaggtctccgagtttggtggctcgattttaaagtaccattgtattttgcatcaggagcaactgtgcGCTAAAAACATGGGCTTCAAAAACGTCATGCAGGATGTCGTCgccattgtcaacaatattcgctcaaaggccctctcacaccgtcaattcaaagctctgcttgatgagatggatgcccagtatggtgatgtattgtaccatcaggaggtgcggtggttgagccgtgggaaagttttgcggggtttctttgatctgcgcgaggaaataagagagtttcaagccatgaagacgaacaacatccaagtgcccacggacagtcactggcttgcagacctggcttttcttgtggacatcacagagctgctgaatatcctcaatcttcagctccaagggAGAGACCAGATGATCACGCAGATGTATGACCATGTCAAAGCCTTCAAGCAAAAGTTCCAGCTGCTTAGCAGACATCTCTCAAAAG gaaatttggcacatttccctagcctcagagaagttgggttgatggaggaagacacaccaaaatacctcaacattctcaacaatcttgaggtggagttcgaccatcgctttgaagattttcgtggaaatacaacagcatttgagctgtttgctcaacctttttctgtgaatgtggatgcagtcagtgaggagcttcaaatggaacttttggaacttcagtctgattcagacctccatagcaggttcagagagctttccttacaagatttttacaggtctattcccgcacacagatatggcaagatacgcaaacatgcccaggttatgttatccctctttggaagtacttatgtctgtgagcaggctttcagccttatgaatcttaacaagtccaaactgaggaatgctttatctgactctcacctacatgacattctcactttgtcagttagtcagcttgaacctgatattgagaggcttttaaaaaccaagaacaggcttcatgtttcccactga